The Chiloscyllium punctatum isolate Juve2018m chromosome 30, sChiPun1.3, whole genome shotgun sequence genome includes a region encoding these proteins:
- the LOC140455663 gene encoding uncharacterized protein: MEKKPFKCEVCAKAFVTSSSLLMHQRIHTGEKPFRCEVCEACFTQSSNLLTHRRIHTGEKPYTCQVCNKSFLQSSSLRRHQRIHTGEKPFKCEVCDKSFSRSLTLLDHQRIHTGEKPFTCEVCDKSFSRSSTLLEHQHIHTGEKPFMCKVCNKSFTRCSDLRVHQRIHTGEKPFRCEVCNKSFSDSSALREHRRIHTGEKPFTCKVCNKSFTQSSTLLVHQRIHSGEKPFTCDVCSK, from the coding sequence ATGGAGAAGAAACCCTTCAAGTGTGAGGTTTGTGCTAAAGCCTTTGTGACATCTTCAAGCCTTCTGATGCATCAGAggattcacacaggggagaagccATTTAGGTGTGAAGTGTGTGAAGCATGTTTCACCCAATCCTCCAATCTACTTACACACCGGCggattcacactggggagaaacctTACACATGTCAAGTATGCAACAAATCATTCTTGCAGTCATCGAGCCTTCGCAGACACCAAcgcattcacacaggggagaaaccattcaagtGTGAGGTGTGTGACAAATCATTTTCACGGTCATTGACTCTTCTTGATCACCAGCGTATTCACAcgggggagaaaccattcacatgCGAGGTCTGTGACAAATCATTCTCAAGGTCATCAACCCTCCTTGAACATCAACatattcacactggggagaaaccattcatgTGTAAAGTGTGTAATAAATCATTCACACGGTGTTCTGACCTGCGTGTACACCAGCgcattcacactggagagaagccaTTCAGGTGTGAGGTGTGCAACAAGTCATTCTCTGATTCCTCAGCCCTCCGGGAACACCGACGTATTCATACAGGAGAGAAACCATTCACGTGCAAAGTGTGTAATAAATCATTCACTCAGTCGTCAACACTCCTTGTCCACCAACGTATTCACTCAGGAGAAAAACCATTCACATGCGACGTGTGCAGCAAATAA